The following proteins come from a genomic window of Lachnoclostridium phytofermentans ISDg:
- a CDS encoding pro-sigmaK processing inhibitor BofA family protein: MKQYISYLLFALAGMLFAWYLYVNHKKWIGTVIVRAVLSIVVIYLINTVALNFGIVTLVGVNIVSIGVTAFLGVPGLLLLYGASLFF, from the coding sequence ATGAAGCAATATATTTCCTATTTGTTATTTGCACTTGCTGGTATGCTATTTGCATGGTATCTATATGTGAATCATAAGAAATGGATTGGTACTGTAATCGTTCGTGCAGTTCTATCCATTGTTGTAATTTATCTTATTAATACAGTTGCTCTAAATTTCGGTATCGTAACGTTAGTTGGAGTTAATATTGTAAGCATTGGAGTAACGGCATTCTTAGGGGTTCCGGGTTTACTGTTATTATATGGAGCGTCACTTTTTTTCTAA
- a CDS encoding helix-turn-helix domain-containing protein has product MDWQKCMNQALDYIENNLSCDIDYSVTAKIMNCSEWEFRRIFSFFAQIPLSEYIRRRRLTMAAIDIKNGEKIIDVAIRYGYDSQAAFSRAFSRLHGIAPSLARDEGAMLKIFPRLTFKLILMEGNSMEKNPGHRTNIIGAGEVGCAVSVDGDKNNIRKMNGSFWDTKGNEVIGTTALPLYGAFVSEEKCRLFGNVSGKKLLEICCGTGHSLQYHGDRNASELWGIDISEKQIEKAKQHLSSKGYLAKLFCSPMEEDCGIPVDYFDYVYSIYGVGWSTDLAGTFCRIASYLKKDGVFIFSWSHPIHKCVAFENDSLSFKKCYFDESWYSVSLDGGAISLSDRKLSTYINALTKAGFIIDEMIEESDDEIIQLKKDSDFAKKAKMLPVTFVIKARKL; this is encoded by the coding sequence ATGGATTGGCAAAAGTGCATGAACCAAGCACTTGATTATATTGAAAATAATCTATCTTGTGATATTGATTATTCTGTAACGGCAAAGATTATGAACTGCTCGGAATGGGAATTTCGTCGAATTTTTTCTTTTTTTGCTCAAATTCCATTATCCGAATATATTCGTCGCAGGCGATTGACAATGGCTGCAATAGATATTAAAAACGGCGAAAAAATAATCGATGTTGCTATACGCTATGGTTATGATTCTCAAGCAGCTTTTTCAAGAGCATTCAGTCGATTGCATGGAATAGCGCCATCCTTGGCTCGAGACGAGGGGGCTATGCTAAAAATATTTCCACGCCTGACCTTCAAACTTATATTAATGGAGGGAAATAGTATGGAGAAGAATCCTGGTCACAGAACAAATATTATAGGTGCAGGCGAAGTTGGTTGTGCTGTTTCGGTTGATGGGGATAAGAATAACATTCGCAAAATGAACGGCTCTTTTTGGGACACGAAAGGAAATGAGGTTATCGGTACAACTGCGCTACCTTTATATGGAGCATTTGTTTCGGAAGAAAAATGTCGTCTTTTTGGCAATGTTTCAGGGAAAAAACTATTGGAAATATGTTGCGGAACTGGCCATTCTCTGCAATATCATGGTGACCGCAATGCTTCCGAGTTATGGGGTATCGATATTTCTGAAAAACAAATAGAAAAGGCTAAACAGCATTTATCGTCGAAAGGTTATTTGGCAAAATTGTTCTGTTCTCCAATGGAAGAAGACTGTGGAATACCTGTAGATTATTTCGACTATGTTTATTCGATTTATGGTGTAGGCTGGTCTACAGATCTTGCGGGTACTTTTTGTCGGATTGCTTCCTACCTAAAAAAAGACGGCGTATTTATTTTCAGTTGGTCTCACCCAATACACAAATGCGTTGCTTTCGAAAATGATTCGCTTTCTTTTAAAAAATGTTATTTTGATGAATCTTGGTATTCTGTATCTCTTGATGGGGGTGCAATATCTTTATCGGATCGTAAGCTATCAACTTATATCAATGCTTTAACAAAAGCAGGATTTATTATTGACGAAATGATTGAAGAATCTGATGATGAGATTATTCAATTAAAAAAGGATAGTGACTTTGCTAAAAAGGCTAAAATGCTTCCAGTAACATTTGTAATCAAAGCAAGGAAATTATAG
- a CDS encoding P-loop NTPase family protein — MKITVAILDRQEDYARLLMEFMNQQADYGFFTVAFTEEELYRDFEKDHKVDILLYAEEFREGMITNLSKVSYCLCEDTSFSNESIFKYQSASNIMNLLLERYIDLGYTWKPVTKNTGKQKVIGVFSPCYEIRQSHIAIILAKYLATKEKCVYLCLQPIFPSEILGYGEHSSLSDVIYLLKQDGANKSVKIKQCLEQVGELNCILGTYYFAEIYELTFDEIINLITELKENLLYETIVIDFSLYTSLALDLLKVCDVLLMPQLAGEARQCFSIAFEEQLKRTGQDQLLEKLVQIVIPYEEQKQKSIRLDKQKEAEYQQILKELQF, encoded by the coding sequence ATGAAAATTACTGTTGCCATATTAGATCGCCAGGAGGATTATGCGCGTCTTTTGATGGAATTTATGAATCAACAGGCGGATTATGGATTCTTCACGGTCGCATTTACAGAGGAGGAACTATATCGAGATTTTGAGAAGGATCATAAGGTGGATATCCTCTTGTACGCAGAAGAGTTCCGAGAAGGTATGATAACGAATCTTTCCAAAGTTAGCTACTGCTTGTGTGAAGATACCTCATTTAGTAACGAGTCTATTTTTAAATATCAATCTGCTAGCAATATAATGAATCTGTTACTTGAACGATATATAGATCTTGGATACACATGGAAACCAGTCACAAAAAATACTGGGAAGCAAAAGGTAATCGGAGTGTTCTCTCCATGTTATGAGATTAGGCAATCTCATATCGCTATAATTCTTGCAAAATATTTAGCTACGAAGGAGAAATGTGTCTATCTTTGTTTACAGCCTATTTTTCCTTCTGAGATTCTTGGATATGGAGAGCACAGCAGTTTAAGTGACGTAATTTACTTACTAAAGCAGGATGGAGCAAATAAGAGTGTAAAGATAAAACAATGTCTGGAACAAGTGGGAGAGTTAAATTGTATCTTAGGAACTTATTATTTTGCAGAAATTTATGAATTAACCTTTGATGAGATTATAAATTTAATCACTGAGCTTAAGGAGAATCTGTTATATGAAACAATCGTGATAGATTTTTCCCTTTATACCTCCTTAGCACTCGATTTATTAAAAGTCTGTGACGTATTGTTAATGCCACAATTAGCTGGAGAGGCTAGGCAATGTTTCAGTATTGCTTTTGAGGAACAATTAAAAAGAACCGGGCAGGATCAATTGCTAGAGAAGTTAGTACAGATAGTGATTCCTTATGAAGAGCAAAAGCAAAAAAGTATACGATTAGATAAACAAAAAGAAGCAGAATATCAACAGATTCTAAAAGAACTGCAATTCTAA
- a CDS encoding CpaF family protein, whose amino-acid sequence MEQRKQELQEQILAGIDMTRELTEEELFDHIDEAIKVRGKEEYISITEKQRLRIEIFNSIRRLDVLQELVEDTSITEIMINGAKEIFVERDGKLMKWEKEFESDRKLEDVIQTIVAGANRIINEASPIVDARLKDGSRVNIVLPPIAIGGPTVTIRKFPKETMTMEKLVTIGSLTEEAAEFLKKLVIAGYNIFVSGGTGSGKTTFLNALSNYVPSEERIITIEDSAELQIRNIPNLVRLEVRNANVEGKNEISIRDLIKSSLRMRPDRIIVGEVRDASSIDMLQALNTGHNGMSTGHSNSPTDMLSRLETMVLLGADIPLLAVRKQIASAIDIVIHLGRLRDKTRKVLEVVEVLECVDGEIEVNPLFLFSEEGETKEGKVLGELKKTDNSLLHVQKLLRAGLSL is encoded by the coding sequence ATGGAACAGAGGAAGCAAGAATTACAAGAACAAATTCTTGCGGGAATAGATATGACAAGAGAATTAACAGAAGAAGAATTATTTGACCATATTGATGAAGCGATTAAGGTTCGTGGCAAAGAAGAATACATAAGTATTACCGAAAAACAACGACTTCGTATAGAAATCTTTAATTCCATTCGTAGGCTTGATGTATTGCAGGAACTTGTTGAAGATACTTCCATTACAGAAATTATGATAAATGGTGCGAAAGAAATATTCGTGGAGCGAGATGGAAAACTGATGAAATGGGAGAAGGAGTTTGAATCAGATCGTAAGCTTGAGGATGTGATTCAAACGATTGTCGCAGGGGCGAACCGTATTATTAATGAAGCGAGCCCAATTGTGGATGCAAGATTAAAGGATGGCTCCCGTGTCAATATAGTACTTCCACCCATAGCAATCGGAGGACCAACCGTTACGATTCGTAAGTTCCCCAAGGAAACAATGACAATGGAAAAGCTGGTGACAATTGGTTCCTTGACCGAAGAAGCTGCTGAGTTTTTAAAGAAATTGGTGATTGCAGGCTATAATATCTTTGTTAGTGGAGGTACCGGTTCAGGAAAAACAACCTTCTTAAATGCATTGTCAAACTACGTTCCCTCGGAAGAACGAATCATTACCATCGAAGACTCTGCAGAGCTGCAAATACGTAATATTCCAAATTTAGTTCGCTTGGAGGTAAGGAATGCAAACGTGGAGGGGAAGAATGAAATCTCGATTCGTGACTTAATCAAAAGCAGTCTTCGTATGAGGCCCGACCGTATTATTGTCGGAGAAGTTCGAGATGCCTCCAGTATTGATATGTTACAAGCTCTCAATACAGGACATAACGGAATGAGTACAGGACATTCCAATTCTCCAACGGATATGTTATCTCGATTAGAAACCATGGTTTTACTTGGGGCGGATATACCACTATTGGCTGTTAGAAAGCAAATTGCATCCGCAATTGATATTGTAATTCACCTTGGAAGACTTCGAGACAAGACGAGAAAAGTTTTAGAAGTCGTAGAGGTTTTAGAATGTGTGGATGGGGAAATCGAAGTGAATCCGCTTTTCTTATTTTCAGAAGAAGGGGAAACGAAGGAGGGAAAAGTATTAGGAGAACTAAAAAAGACAGACAATTCACTACTCCATGTACAAAAGTTATTACGTGCAGGGCTATCCTTATAA
- a CDS encoding type II secretion system F family protein, whose protein sequence is MAEDRKKKLNTEFLDGIHSLSVALEAGYSVENAFKAAIKDLGLMYSKEALIMKEFQCIVSQINHNIPIENAIGEFANRSKLEDVECFSEVFKTAKRTGGDLVAIIKMTGKTIGEKVEVMREIETLITAKKMEANIMKLVPFGILGYMLLGSPQFLKPLYHNLFGIIFMTILLGIYLFLTKLVDKIIAIRV, encoded by the coding sequence ATGGCAGAGGATCGCAAAAAGAAACTAAATACTGAGTTTTTAGATGGGATTCATAGTTTGTCAGTAGCCTTAGAAGCAGGGTATTCGGTTGAGAATGCTTTTAAAGCAGCAATCAAAGATTTGGGGTTAATGTATTCAAAAGAGGCACTCATAATGAAAGAATTTCAATGTATTGTATCTCAGATTAATCATAATATTCCTATTGAAAATGCCATTGGTGAATTCGCAAATCGAAGTAAGTTAGAAGATGTGGAATGTTTTTCAGAAGTTTTTAAAACAGCCAAACGTACTGGCGGAGATTTAGTCGCTATTATTAAAATGACAGGTAAAACAATTGGTGAAAAGGTAGAGGTTATGAGAGAAATCGAAACATTAATTACAGCGAAAAAGATGGAGGCTAATATCATGAAGTTAGTGCCATTTGGTATCTTAGGATATATGTTACTTGGCAGTCCTCAGTTTTTAAAACCTCTTTATCATAATTTATTTGGAATTATTTTTATGACAATTCTATTAGGGATTTATTTATTTCTAACTAAGTTAGTAGATAAAATTATTGCCATTCGAGTGTAA